DNA from Fundulus heteroclitus isolate FHET01 chromosome 17, MU-UCD_Fhet_4.1, whole genome shotgun sequence:
ttctctctctcacatGTACAATCCCAAGCCTTCTCTACACACAAACAattatttcttcatatttttgtgtgctgtgcatgcacacgtgctaacagtttttttaaaagcctggaaaagggttaaatttccaggtcatttaAGTGCATTACACCCTGCTTGTAACAAGGGCtagagcttaatacccttgaaaaagaatgattttgcacagcttcttaTGTGTTGCACTCTGTAACTTCAGGGTACTtaatttggcaacgtgattGAGCCTTATTTTTGCGAAATAGAGCGATAACAGATTAATAAACATAAAGTTATAgtccatctgttgggtttctgcattctcaccaagtaaaaactcatcttcagaaccaatatCAGCccaaatggtgatctgcaccgcatAATATATTTTCGATAATATCTGCTTaatgcaaccgtaaactgcagaaaatacgggcaaagttgctccctctgcatTTACTCTCATCGCCTCCTGTGCCAGCCTAcagtaggagagacccatccaagatggcggcgatGCAGGAGGTGCTCCAGCACGTAACTTTAAAAATGACATCAAATTACCTGTGATAGATATTTATCACAAACTACAAGTTGGCTTTTCTTCAGGTCAGATAGCAGTTCAGCTCTAAATGAGTTTTATTCAGCTGGGCTGGGGGCAGAAATGGCTTTTTGGGTTGTAAACGCTGCAGGAACCTGGTCTAGTTATCACTATAGGTTCATCTTCACTAATTCATTAAGATTAAACATTCAAGGTTACAGCTAATCATGAATTAATAACCGTTTCCGAATTGAGCAAAATAAGAGTAGACCATATAAGAAAAACACTCAGACAAAAGGTCCTTTTATCTACTTATTTAGCTTTGAGACGTGGCAGCTTCAAACTTCTATTTGTGTaaattttttatctgttttttatatAACAAATGTTTTCCTCTTGACTCAGTGATGTAATACCTGTATTAATAAACCATGCAATATCATACATAACAGAGGGAGGCCTTCTGACACAGAAATAGGCCTGCCATGAGGGATAAGGTGTcagaaaaggacaaacagaaaaggTTATGGAGAGGACTCAGTAATCctgtttaactttttcataaaaaatgtaaatttgttcTTTTACTGTAACCTTTAACAAGAGAAAAacacattcagaaaaaaatagttttttcatCTGATTTTGCATAGACACAACAGCGCCCTCTTTGGCCACTTACTGTACTACATTGACTTGGTAACtccagtttttttaaaagggtttaATGCAAAATTTTGAGTTTTAAGGACaacaatgtaaaatatttgtattttctcaGGTAGCAGAGCAGCTGATTAACCCGTTTGGAGAAGATGATGATGACTTCGAGGCTAACTGGATTATAGACAGAAATCTTCAGGTCAGCAAACTGCAGATAACTTTATTTCCTGTTCTATAGGCTATATTTACAGCAGAACAAAGATGGAAGGATGATTAGTCTTCTTTTACTATTTTCCATCCGAAATTACAACTCAAGTTTGAGACTTTAGCCGTCCTACAAACTCGAATTAGACCTAAAAGAtttgagacttgacttggactcgTGGTGAGAACCGAGTACTAGTACCAGTTTTGTTATCTCTTGtaataaaaagtggaaaaaagctGATAATTGAGCTACAGCCTGCAGCAGCTGGGAATGTTTTACTATAAAAGGGTGAGTTTGGTTATTAGCCAGTGATGTTGGTGGATTATTATGGGATGTTAATGGCTCACAACAATCTGTCCATGTTAGCTGTAGCTTCATGATAATGACCACAGGAATGTCTCTGCTACTCAACGCTGGATTAAATGACTTGaataatttcagaataaaataaaagtaattaaccTCAGATATTCTCTTGCTGCTAAACTGGGCTTCTACATTACTTCCTGCTCAGAATGTcagaataaaataactttttgctttctttgttcagaagatgtgaaaatgtttactttttagAGTTGAGGACAAGGTTTTAAATATGGATTGAGAAAAAGGTTTCCCCAATATTGTTAAAACGTCTCCCgctcagaagaaagaaagaaaacctccaAACCAGATTTAGTCCAATATATAATGCATGAGTGGACAAGGGATAAACAGCTGTTATGTATGTAGTAACCTtataaatataagtaattatCTTCATAAATTACATATAGATAATATAGGTATTCAAGGTGTTAGAAGAAGTTTAATCTTATATTGTCCCATTTTCTGTGTCTATTATACTGTACATTAGAGACAAAAAAGTAGCTTTGTTTTAATCTGTAATCTTCtaaatgtgtatttatattTCTGATAGAGTAAATATTGTAGTTCaacaattttcaaaataatataaatcgTCCAGCAGGTTTTCAAGTGTGAATTAAATGAGAAAGATTAAAAGATAACTATTAATAAGTAGGTGATTAAATGTAGACATCATAAATTGGACCCAAGGACAAACAGCACCAGTTTGGAGGTGAATTGGACTTGGGATAAAAAGCTATAAACTTCACTTGGAAAAATAACTTGTAAGCATCTCTATTGTCTAGAAGATGGATTAGGAgttattttctaattttaacATCACCTATAACccagtttaaagtttaaaaagacGGCAGAACtaatcagtttaaaaaatacatttctttgaATTCAATCTGAAACTAAAATTGGATGATTGCCATTTAGTACAGAACAAAGTCATGGTTtcaaggttatttaaaaaaaggacataAATAACTGCACTGTCCCTGGTTTCCTactttttcttaaaacaaagGAACATTTTGTGAActtgttttgtaataaaaacGGTTAagtttcatattttcttttccaCAAGGTGAATTTGAGAAACTAAACGGTGTTTCAGACGTTAGATGCTGGCACCTAatcgtctgttttttttttttttaaatatctgtgcATTTGTGTggggaaaataaacattttctctgtttttctacAATAAAAAATTGTCTTGAAACGTTCTGGAAAAAGGGAACCAGACTGGAAAGCCTTTAATTTACGCCACCTCTTCCTTACCTGTCCCTCCAGGTGTCTCTGCTGGCTGTGGATGAGATGCACATGAACCTTCCTCACATGACCAAAGACGTGTATTGGAACGACAGCGATGCTCGTCCGCCGTACACGCTGGCTGCTGCCGATTACTGCATCCCCTCGTTCCTCGGCTCCACCACCGACATGGGGTGAAATTTACCAACATTACctccattcatgtttatttcttGAGCCTAAATGATTAACCTACGCATGTTATGAATGTAGCacatatcagatttttatttatgttttaaaggttttttttaagagagTAGTTTGTCACAGGTGTGTGGTTATGATCCTCTAGATCAGggctgtcaaactcatttctatattgggctactttggcatcatgaagtcattacaCTGGAAAAAGGGTCAAATTTCCTTGAAATGggcagcaagtttaaatgatctgcaaTAGGAATGAAATTTTTCCAcgaaaaataggaacaactcatctccatgatcttacttcaagtgcagtttatctaattatcttattttagaggtaaaaatactaattccactggcagataatcttatttacctgctcaaatcaaggacaaatgcactaatatCAAGAGAAtgttacctacttttagttccttttagcAGTGAAAAAGCGATgattgatttcataatttcatttcagttcacatagaaatataaaaataatgcacagtaacattgaAGTAGCATCTGTAGGCccgtttatacagtttatttgcaaaaaaagttgatattggggtgagttacactttaaactcgtcattctgcatcactttctctctttttggaTATTTCTGTGTTGTAGAGAAAcgctgacatctagtggcaggatgctgttactacacagtttaaAGAAAGTTAACGTTCGCTACAATAGGCACAGTTTAAgacactttatacaatttaacaGATTATATGCCTCAACTTAATGACATGATATGCCATTTTTTGTCTCTTGAgagccggataaattgccttgacgggccttgagtttgacacatacTCTAGAGGGCGCCTTCTTTCATTACATTTTAACTgcagaacatatttttttaaatattttttccctctgtggTTATCGTCATGAATTACAGAGAGAACCGTTTGACATAATGAATCCGGGGTTTTGAGAATAAGTGAGGTCATTTTTATCAGGACAATAATCAGCTTTGTGTGCGTCACTTCTGCAGACTGTCTGACATCCTGCAGCTTGAGGAATGTGAGGTTTCTGACAGTCAACCACAGCAACAGGAGCCGTTTTTGACTCGCCGACAAGAATCGGTAAGGCTACAACTTTTctatatgtttaaaaacaatgttaaatatttttactcaaCCATACAGATTCTATGTTTGTGTAACATGTTTGGACAGATGGGGGGTTAGTATCGCTTTTACCAATGCGAGGGAAAGACcatttttaaagcttattttaAATAGATTCATGTGAGGAATAAATTAGGATGGCTCTGCATTTATTCCCACTTAAAATGCCTAAAATCAAACACAGGTGTGTCATgctttggggaaaaaatgttaaaacctcATTACTCTGCGTTTTGAAGGGTCTTTTTTGTCCAGTTTAAGCCGCAGGCATTTACTTTGGTGCTTCTGACTGTTGAAGTGAGAGCTGAAAACCCAAAGCAGTTGATGAGTCTAAGAAGGGATTTAAAAAgatcttaaaataatttttaattgagCTATTCCACTTTGCAAGTGGAATAGACATTCAAAACAGCTGCCAATATGTCCAGGTCTGACTGTCCAAGCAAGTTCACTGCAaacacagaactaaaaataagtaaaattgtcttgaaacaAGTGCATTTGCCCtagatctgagcaggtaaataagatgatctgctaatggaataagatttaaacacttaaaaataggaacagctcATCTTAATCATCTTATtgagatgattgagatgaaaaCACAGCACTTCTGCTGCTCTTACATAATGACTCCTATTAATactaaaaacagaacttttgcactaatattttatttttgcactaatattttattgactgtccatgtacaattttaaaaccaaattttgctgcttttatttatttcttcactgcatgtgccctcttatttacttttatctgaatgttatgtTGTCTGTGTACTTAGTCTGGTAAATATGTCTTGTCTTCACCGTGGGATAGTGAGAAACGTAATTTCGATCTCTTTGTATGTCTGGAGCATATGaagaaattgacaataaagttgattgattgattttaagagcagtatgtctaattatcttagtttaggagtcaaaatactaATATAATTGGCAGATCGTCTTATTTAATTGCTCAAATACAatcatttgcttatttttagttctgtttttgcagtgtttatccTTAGATAAGGCCACACGATGCTAAAAGAAGACAACATCCACAGACTCTTGCTACTCGTATGAAAGTTCATGTCTGCACACTCAGAGGGAGACTGAACAGGTTTCATAAAAGCAGTTAAGCTTTACGTTCTAGATAAAACCTGAAGTTTGCCAGAGAGAACAATAGACAAAGTCCAGCACTTCTGGAATGATATTCTTTGGACAAATGAGTctaaaaactgaattttctgGACACCAGAGAGAAGAGATCATGTTTGgctcaaaaaaaattgttctggGAAAAGCCCCTCATTCTAGCTGCGTAGCACGGAGGTGGAAGTGTGATGGTTTAGAGCCACTTCGCTGCAGCAGGACCTGCCCAGCTCAACATGACAGAATACTAGTAGGGCGTCCTAACCTTTTCccttagttaaaaaaaatgcattgctgTTTAAATCTTATGTTTAATGAGTAAGACAAGGTCATTTAGGATGTTTTTAAGTAAAGTACATTGACATTTCTTATTAAAGAGCTGTGCCTGTGTTCACAGAGATCCTCAGAGCCTCTCAGAGCTCCTATCCATGCGCTCCAGGTGAACAAAGGAGATAAATTAGTGTCTCATGTTGATTAAAACTTGCAAAATGTTTTGAATGACTTTGAGATCTTTATCTTGATTtggttatttttacatttactcTCCAGTCAGTTTACTACCTTTGTCTAATTGATATTAATGCATATTTTACAGGGCTTGCCTGCTAGTGTAAAGCGGACTTATTTGGAAAAATTATGACACGAAATGgagaaaaagagataaaaaaaaaaaaactgaacagcaGCACATCTGTCTGGTGATTTCTGGGAGGAGAAGgagtttttaaagttaaattagtCTCTGGATCACGGCGCAAACAGGTGGACTTTGAAGCGTATTTCTGCAGATAAATGAATCTGGAAAGAGAATCGCTGCAGAAATCAAAATCGAGGAGATTGCATCACAAGCAAACTCCTAGACGACCATTTGGGCTACTGACATTAtcatgcaatacagaaaatactttttagcCTGTTTTATATACATACTTTGTTAATGTCCCCACTTTTTATTCACGattatcaaacattttttcttatttatcctcaataaaatgacGTTACTGGAGCCTTTTACCCATCGGgccgctgaaactaattaatttcgcTCTAtgggggatgataaagtttatcttatctacatattaatagttgtctgattgttaaagaagtttatgcgCTCATTTCCTCCGGTTAttcaggtggtggatcagccaatcagctctctctgtttagggatcagccaatcagctctctccgtttcctccatcttcctgcttcataataataataacatttttcccCTTTAGCAGCTCTCTGAAGGCCTGAGATGCTTTATTATTAACTTTTAATCCACCGAGGTAAAATTccaagaaaaatcttagaatttgaGAAATTCTGAGATTTTTCCTGAAATGACGTCACTGCTTTCAGCCTGAGGATTCTTTGTGAACACGGGGAATTTTTAAAGCGGTGCATAAACTTTTCCACCTGTTGATGGATTTTTTTCCAGGTTCTGGGTCGAGTCCGACGCTTGCTTAGCGTTCAGGAACCTCCTGATCTCAGACATCCTCGACCCGTCTTCAAACGCCACAGCAGCGACGCCACCAGCAGCTTCTTCCTGGACTTCAGGTACTGGCGCATTAAGAGCTGACAGTGATATTCTGCTGCAGGTGAGCGGTGGCTCCGCCCCTTTATAGCAGAATAAATGTGGAAGCAGGAGCATCAAAAAGGTCTTTTATGATTTTAATCTGGTCTGGTAAATTCTGTCAGGGCCAATCCAGCTTCAGCGGACGCATCTCAGCCTTTCTCCGTACCCGTCCCGCCGTCGTCTCTGGAGACCCTGTCCACCTTAAGGGAGGTCAACAGCAACCCGCCGTCACCTGAGAGTTCGTCCTCGGTCGTTTTCCCCCGCCTGGTTGTCAGCCCGCCGTTGTTCTCTGGGGCCGGCCTTCACGGCGAGAAACACCAGAACGGTCTGGATCGCTCGCCCACTGAAGAACCACCAAACACGGACGCTACGAGGTGATTAGACGCCGGACAGCGGCTAAACTTGGGATTTAACCTTTGAGGCAACTAGGGTGCAGTTTagatttcttctgtgtttgcttttattttatttttgccacgCTTTAATGTTAATACATCATGCATTAACATAATCtgagcaaatgttttaaaatcaggATTTCATTTGTTGATGGAAATAAGTTGCCAAAAACCATCCTGTGATGAAAAGTAACTGCTCACCTTGTTAAGTCATGGATTATCTTTAAGCTTATTGTTTTTGCACAGCTGATTTTAAAATTCAACTcagttggcaaaaaaaaaatctcttgaaTAGAGAcgtataattataattatttgatgattaaaaattgtttgatctgaaatactttagatcaggggtgtccaaagtgtggcccgggggccatttgtggcccttgtGCTAATTTTGTCTGGCCCTCCAACTTAATTTCAAAAAAGATTTGGCCGACCAACACTGGTGGCTTTTTGCAtatggaaactttttattttaaattactgtAAATGTATTATAGACAAGTGAAAACCTTACAACTGAATGTTtggtacaacacaaaacatttgtcccTTAATAAGCACACTTTTgacatttgctttaatttcatagtaaatagggcaACTTTTACTccaatgcagactttggtgcattaaaatctgactggaattcatttattaaaattggccaAGTAAAGTTTAATATGTTTtggttatgttatttatttatttttataaattttttggccctcgagtgtTTTCGATTGAACAATTTTGGCCCAAtagccaaaaagtttggacaccgctGCTTTAGatggacaaaaacagaaaaccagaagGATTCTAAGGTGTAAAGTAATTTTTTAACAtagactgcaaaaagggaactaaaattaagtaaaactttctAGAAATgtgtctatttttcattgatttgagcaggtaaataagactatttgccaatgggattagtagttctacccctaaaataagataattagatattctgcatttgaaaaatgatgatggagatgaattgttcctactttgagggcaaaaatcttattccatttgcaaataatcttatttacctgctcaaatcaagtaaaaatgcactaatttcaagaaaaatttacttaattttggtTCCCTATTTGCAATGTACTACACTgttttcttcaaaagtacgattaaatcttgtgtttttaattgttcCACTTCCAGTATTTCTGGGACCAGCGCTATATGTTGTTCCCCAACTCATCTGGGACCCAAGGAGTTCCGCTGGACGACCATCAGCGCCAAGAACCGTCCCCCAACCAGGCCGAGGGGACGCCAGTTCTCCCTGCAGTTCTCCAGGCAGACGTCAAAGGCGTCAGTCCGTAGCCTGCCGAGTCCAAAGGGACTGGGACGCCGGAGAAGAGGCCTGGGTCGCCATCAGTCCCGCCGATCGCCCAGTCCCACCACCAACACGCTCCAGCTGCCAGAGCCGGACTACGACAACGAGTTCCAGGGAATGGCAGGGAGCGAGGACAACGAGAGGGGAGAGACGGGCCAGAGCGATGAGCCGAAAGACGCAAACTCTCAGCTACGAAGTTTGGAGAAGAAATGAGAAGCTATTAAAAATCAGAGAAACTGACAACGGCTGGACCCACGAGGAGCCGCTATTCTGTCCACAGGAAGAGGAGCTTTAACGTGCTTTGGTTTAAATCATGTCGTAAAAGGTGGACCTGGTGGTCTCTGGCGAGGTATTTAAAAATCCGGAGTTTGGGTTCAACATTTGGTTAGTTGTTAGAGACAAAGAcatggggtccgttcttcgtacgtcgctaactcagttagcaggatttcattgttgacgatttggcatgatcttggatcgtttggttcttcgaaagacatcctgcacttgttgtcatagcaacatgtgcgccagcttaagcctgctcgagagcaggcttatttcatgtaaacaggattagatcgcagctttataagcggaggagatgggaagtctgtcgtagccatgtccatttttacgactgcaacctgttgcggaagatgcaagaataatttgcagagtttttcgaattaatcgcgtattgcgcaatagacaggatcctttagcgcagcgcgacagtgtagagattttttcttggtggctgttataaacagacaaacacatcatttaacagtggcttttaaagaggaaaaagttgtgttggagccataaatctaaaatatttaagttaattgtatgatagtttgctttttacttttatcatattcagtaagaagatttgttcaggccattttattgtgaagtttagtttactttgaaaagcttgcttcctgtcgagccgtatattgtattagaaaaaactatgaacggattatctagacacggagcaatacagttttacagtgtaaactgtggatgacttgaaaaaggaagattttcattttttatggaaaagatttttttttttgttaaaattcccagtttgcacgcgtcctttacttcccgtctctaaggaatgacactgaaatttggatttcttgacataacaagtgcctttttaaaataaagtgtaataattaaaggctaccattttgtagaatattcttgtatttcccttttacttgtccccatgttctagtgggtacCGTGGAGGTtttgatataaaagaacaaagtaaatatgagattattaaaaagcaaaaattaatactgtagaaagtgatagaaacatctaccatggacagtatttacacattaatttgtctgctgctttttgcatgccctctctcctggctttaacagattttgaggtgttttaattaatgactcaaattcggcataaccttccattaaagctcttgttctgcttgggagaaaaactgtgggcgttctttgttgaacagccaatagcagcgctgctgatcaatgtttctactatcgatacatttccacttttaaacaaacgcatgaacgcgcagttgtctcagataactcaatccagtgatactaatcataaacaacaggtgtgttggaagaacccaattagccggatcatgattagccggatgaaatcatcttggatgtgtcatttgatctcggatgttttaagcaacgtacgaagaacggacccctgacgGATGACTCTCAACGAGTCGTGTTGAagtacactttaaactcatgatttacactttaaactcatgaTTTTGCAtcactttctctctttttggaTATTTCTGGGTTGTGGAGAAACGCTGAcgtctagtggcaggatgctgttactacacagtttaaAGAAAGTTAACGTTCGCTACAAGAAAGCGAAGAATCAAgtaaaaatgcactaatttcaagaaaaatttacttaattttggttccctttttgcagtgtactacACTGTCTTCTTCAAAAGTACGATTAAATCTTGTGTTTGTTTAACTTCACCAAAGTTAAACAAACAAGAAAGCAGTAAACAGGACAGGACAGCTTGTAAAAAGGAAAcgatgtaagaaaaaaaaaacatgcctggCTTGTGGTTTTTAATAACTCTAAATACACATTAGAAGACGTGAAAGAAGCGAAATCTTATTTTCTGTTAACAATTCATGTTGAAATTCAGGATTTTGAGTTTGAATGGTCAAAGCAGAAGCTGCAGCCCTTCTTAAGGTAACTCAGGGTGTAGAGGAGCAAACCTCTTCATTTTTAGGGTAAATATCCATTTGGGAAACTTTAACAGAAGTAGTGGACATCTAATTGTCTTCTTGAAATAAAACTTTGACCCGTTTCTTGACAAGGTACAAAGAAATGTCCTAATTTTGGCCACATCCAACCATAGCTGCAGTGTAAACGTCCGTTGTTATCAGAAGGACCTCAGGATGTAGCGCCTTTAGGGATGTACTCATCATTCGCGATTAAAAATCAGAGAAACTGGCAACGGCTGGACCCACGAGGAGCCGCTATTCTGTCCACAGGAAGAGGAGCTTTAACGTGCTTTGGTTTAAATCATGTCGTAAAAGGTGGACCTGGTGGTCTCTGGCGAGGTATTTAAAAATCCGGAGTTTGGGTTCAACATTTGGTTAGTTGTTAGAGACAAAGACCTGACGGATGACTCTCAAAGAGTCGCGTTGAagtacactttaaactcatgatttacactttaaactcacgattctgcatcactttctctctttttggaTATTTCTGGGTTGTGGAGAAACGCTGAcgtctagtggcaggatgctgttactacacagtttaaAGAAAGTTAACGTTCGCTACAAGAAAGCGAAGAATCAAgtaaaaatgcactaatttcaagaaaaatttacttaattttggttccctttttgcagtgtactacACTGTCTTCTTCAAAAGTACGATTAAATCTTGTGTTTGTTTAACTTCACCAAAGTTAAACAAACAAGAAAGCAGTAAACAGGACAGGACAGCTTGTAAAAAGGAAAcgatgtaagaaaaaaaaaacatgcctggCTTGTGGTTTTTAATAACTCTAAATACACATTAGAAGACGTGAAAGAAGCGAAATCTTATTTTCTGTTAACAATTCATGTTGAAATTCAGGATTTTGAGTTTGAATGGTCAAAGCAGAAGCTGCAGCCCTTCTTAAGGTAACTCAGGGTGTAGAGGAGCAAACCTCTTCATTTTTAGGGTAAATATCCATTTGGGAAACTTTAACAGAAGTAGTGGACATCTAATTGTCTTCTTGAAATAAAACTTTGACCCGTTTCTTGACAAGGTACAAAGAAATGTCCTAATTTTGGCCACATCCAACCATAGCTGCAGTGTAAACGTCCGTTGTTATCAGAAGGACCTCAGGATGTAGCGCCTTTAGGGATGTACTCATCATTCGCGATTAAAAATCAGAGAAACTGGCAACGGCTGGACCCACGAGGAGCCGCTATTCTGTCCACAGGAAGAGGAGCTTTAACGTGCTTTGGTTTAAATCATGTCGTAAAAGGTGGACCTGGTGGTCTCTGGCGAGGTATTTAAAAATCCGGAGTTTGGGTTCAACATTTGGTTAGTTGTTAGAGACAAAGACCTGACGGATGACTCTCAAAGAGTCGCGTTGAagtacactttaaactcatgatttacactttaaactcacgattctgcatcactttctctctttttggaTATTTCTGGGTTGTGGAGAAACGCTGAcgtctagtggcaggatgctgttactacacagtttaaAGAAAGTTAACGTTCGCTACAAGAAGCGAAGAATCAAgtaaaaatgcactaatttcaagaaaaatttacttaattttggttccctttttgcagtgtactacACTGTCTTCTTCAAAAGTAcgattaaatgtttgtttaacttcACCAAAGTTAAACAAACAAGAAAGCAGGAAACACGACAGGACAGGTTGTAAAAAGGAAAcgatgtaagaaaaaaaaacatgcctggCTTGTGGTTTTTAATAACTCTAAATACACATTAGAAGACGTGAAAGAAGCGAAATCTTATTTTCTGTTAA
Protein-coding regions in this window:
- the LOC105930386 gene encoding bestrophin-3, producing MTVTYSSKVANATFLSFHRLLLRWRGSIYKLLYREFILFALLYTVLSLVYRFILSDEQKRLFEKLSIYCDRYAEQIPVTFVLGFYVTLVVNRWWNQFVNLPWTDRLMFLISSCVQGKDEYGRLLRRTLVRYVNLTSLLIFRSVSTAVCKRFPTIDHVVEAGFMTPEERKVFENIRSPHLKYWIPVVWFSNLASKARQEGRIQDSIDLQNILSEMNLFRTWCATLFGYDWVGVPLVYTQVVTLAVYTFFFACLIGRQFLDPAQGHTGHDLDLYVPVFTLLQFFFYCGWLKVAEQLINPFGEDDDDFEANWIIDRNLQVSLLAVDEMHMNLPHMTKDVYWNDSDARPPYTLAAADYCIPSFLGSTTDMGLSDILQLEECEVSDSQPQQQEPFLTRRQESVLGRVRRLLSVQEPPDLRHPRPVFKRHSSDATSSFFLDFRANPASADASQPFSVPVPPSSLETLSTLREVNSNPPSPESSSSVVFPRLVVSPPLFSGAGLHGEKHQNGLDRSPTEEPPNTDATSISGTSAICCSPTHLGPKEFRWTTISAKNRPPTRPRGRQFSLQFSRQTSKASVRSLPSPKGLGRRRRGLGRHQSRRSPSPTTNTLQLPEPDYDNEFQGMAGSEDNERGETGQSDEPKDANSQLRSLEKK